DNA sequence from the Bacillota bacterium genome:
GCACATTGTGTTCATATAATCATATTATAAATTGTAATTTTCGCATTGTTGCCAGGCATAACGCCGTTATTTCATTGTTGATATCCTCCAATAAATTCTTTTAGTTCACTGCTCGTATAATAATTTGTTCGCAGCGCATTAATGTTTTAAATGTACAGCATGTTATTTGTACAAATTTACCAAAGGCTACTTCGCGGAGTATATTCAATTCTATCTAATACTTGCTGAGCTAAAGATTTATTGAATAATTGATTTAATAAATACAGACCAACATCTATACCTGTAGAAACTCCAGCTCCCGTTATTATTTTGCCATCTTGTACTACTTTTGCATTTTCCACAACAGCACCACCCAATTCAATAAGTTCATTGAAGGCGCTATGGTAAGTAGTAGCTTGTTTTCCCTTTAAAAGCCCGGTAGCCCCTATTATGAGGGAGCCCGTACATACTGAGACCAAATAATCTAACTGATTGTATCTAGTTGTGATAAAGTCAAGAATTCTTTTATTTGTCATAGCTTCTTTTCTTCCCTGACCACCTGGTACAACTAAAACATTCAAATAGGGGCAATTCTCAATATTAAAGTCTGAAAAAAAACGTAAACCATTATATCCCTGAACTATTCTTTCATCCTCACTGATAAGCCAGACTTTAGTACTATTGGGTTGGATTTTATTAATATACGATAAGACTTCAAATGGGCCGATAAAATCTAGTTCTTCAATTTGA
Encoded proteins:
- a CDS encoding DJ-1/PfpI family protein; the protein is MFNIGILVFPQIEELDFIGPFEVLSYINKIQPNSTKVWLISEDERIVQGYNGLRFFSDFNIENCPYLNVLVVPGGQGRKEAMTNKRILDFITTRYNQLDYLVSVCTGSLIIGATGLLKGKQATTYHSAFNELIELGGAVVENAKVVQDGKIITGAGVSTGIDVGLYLLNQLFNKSLAQQVLDRIEYTPRSSLW